A stretch of Palaemon carinicauda isolate YSFRI2023 chromosome 36, ASM3689809v2, whole genome shotgun sequence DNA encodes these proteins:
- the LOC137628306 gene encoding uncharacterized protein, which produces MYYSHERKRLSLADTQNSYSAPGGSAAGGFASGGVGGGFSNGGSSSFGSFSSGSSTGFSNGLPSGSSTGVSSGLFRDSLDGFSSGFSGRGSGGANGRPGSGLNGGSSQPWPFPGVLQEALGGKIDSNLLAEGTGSYSNAGSSGPFGGAGASVSSGADFGGFGGHAGESVGSGFEGNFGGSSGSGFGGHAGTSSGIGFGGHAGTSSGTGFGRHAGTSSGNGFGGHAGTSSGIGFGGHAGTSSGTGFGGHAGTSSGNGFGGHAGTSSGNGFEGHAGTSSGIGIGGHTGGSSEIGFGSHAGGSSEIGFGGHAGGSSEIGFGSHADGSSGNEFGGHAGGSYGSGFESHAGTSSGAGFTGHTGGSAGGSFGGNLGGSTSNGFNQGFSSGSSGAGFGGHAGVSAGSGIGGDFGGSTSNGINQGFSSNSFGGGAPAGVYTSPH; this is translated from the exons atgtattatagccatgagAGGAAAA GGTTGTCTTTAGCCGACACCCAAAACAGCTATTCAGCCCCTGGAGGGTCAGCAGCTGGAGGCTTTGCAAGTGGAGGAGTCGGTGGTGGATTCTCCAACGGAGGATCTTCATCGTTTGGGTCCTTCTCTAGTGGATCTTCAACTGGATTCTCCAATGGATTGCCCAGTGGATCCTCAACTGGTGTCTCAAGTGGATTATTCCGTGATTCTTTAGATGGATTCTCCAGTGGCTTCTCAGGTAGGGGCTCTGGAGGAGCAAATGGAAGACCAGGATCCGGATTAAACGGAGGGTCCTCACAGCCATGGCCCTTCCCAGGCGTCCTGCAAGAGGCTCTTGGGGGGAAAATAGACTCAAATCTCCTTGCTGAAGGAACTGGAAGTTACTCAAATGCAGGATCCTCTGGACCATTTGGAGGAGCGGGAGCAAGTGTCAGTTCAGGTGCAGACTTTGGAGGATTTGGAGGACATGCTGGAGAATCTGTTGGGAGTGGATTTGAAGGCAATTTTGGTGGATCCTCTGGAAGCGGATTTGGAGGCCATGCTGGTACATCCTCTGGTATTGGATTTGGAGGCCATGCTGGTACATCCTCTGGTACTGGATTTGGAAGACATGCTGGTACATCCTCTGGAAATGGATTTGGAGGACATGCTGGTACATCCTCGGGTATTGGATTTGGAGGACATGCTGGTACATCCTCTGGTACTGGATTTGGAGGACATGCTGGTACATCCTCTGGAAATGGATTTGGAGGACATGCTGGTACATCCTCTGGAAATGGATTTGAAGGACATGCTGGTACATCCTCAGGTATTGGAATTGGGGGCCATACTGGTGGATCCTCTGAAATTGGATTTGGAAGCCATGCTGGTGGATCCTCTGAAATTGGATTTGGAGGACATGCTGGTGGATCCTCTGAAATCGGATTTGGAAGCCATGCTGATGGATCCTCTGGAAATGAATTTGGAGGCCATGCTGGTGGATCCTACGGAAGTGGATTTGAAAGCCATGCTGGTACATCCTCTGGAGCTGGATTTACAGGCCATACTGGTGGATCTGCTGGTGGTAGCTTTGGTGGAAACCTCGGAGGTTCCACCAGCAATGGATTCAATCAAGGATTTTCAAGTGGATCCTCTGGAGCTGGGTTTGGAGGCCATGCTGGTGTATCTGCTGGTAGTGGCATTGGTGGAGACTTCGGAGGTTCTACCAGCAATGGAATCAATCAAGGATTTTCTAGCAACTCCTTTGGAGGCGGAGCACCTGCTGGTGTTTATACTTCGCCACATTAA
- the LOC137628307 gene encoding uncharacterized protein: MVKLCYMLTIINEVMRVTVPISGRALFYTVPPRKCKSRPKAVVALLSVLAGLAIADTHNSYASRGGSAGGSFSNGGSAGGSFSSGGQASGSFPSTGSVGGSFSNGGLASGGFPSAGSAGGSFSNGGLASGGFPSAGSAGGSFSSGGSTFGAFPSGSSGGFSNGLSGGVSDGASGGYSSGGSNGRPGSGLNGGSSQPWPFPGVLQEARGGKIDSNLIAEGTGSYSNAGSSGPFGGGALGGSGSGFGSGGSVGGLGSHSSTGNGFGGHAGGSFGSAGGSAVGNFDSNVGGSTSTGFSTGGLNNRFASGSIGGGASGGSFTGSSGGYDRY, encoded by the exons ATGGTCAAGCTTTGCTATATGCTTACCATTATCAATGAGGTCATGCGAGTGACTGTGCCAATATCTGGCCGGGCACTCTTTTATACTGTACCTCCGAGGAAATGCAAGTCAAGGCCg AAAGCTGTAGTTGCTCTTCTTTCCGTTCTGGCCGGGCTTGCCATAGCTGACACCCACAATAGCTATGCCTCTCGTGGAGGATCAGCAGGCGGAAGTTTCTCCAATGGAGGATCAGCTGGTGGAAGTTTCTCCAGTGGAGGACAAGCTAGCGGAAGTTTCCCAAGTACAGGATCAGTAGGCGGAAGTTTCTCCAATGGAGGACTAGCCAGCGGAGGTTTCCCAAGTGCAGGATCAGCTGGTGGAAGTTTCTCCAATGGAGGACTAGCTAGCGGAGGTTTCCCAAGTGCAGGATCAGCTGGTGGAAGTTTCTCCAGTGGTGGTTCCACTTTTGGTGCATTTCCCAGTGGATCTTCAGGTGGATTCTCCAATGGATTATCCGGTGGCGTCTCAGATGGGGCCTCCGGTGGATATTCCTCTGGAGGATCAAATGGCAGACCAGGATCTGGATTGAACGGAGGATCATCCCAGCCATGGCCCTTCCCTGGAGTCCTGCAAGAGGCTCGCGGAGGAAAAATTGACTCAAACCTCATCGCTGAAGGAACTGGAAGTTACTCGAACGCAGGATCCTCTGGACCATTTGGAGGCGGAGCTCTGggaggatccggatctggatttggCTCCGGTGGTTCAGTTGGAGGGCTTGGAAGCCACAGCTCTACTGGTAATGGATTTGGAGGTCATGCAGGAGGATCCTTTGGAAGTGCTGGTGGGTCTGCTGTTGGTAATTTTGATAGTAATGTTGGAGGTTCTACTAGCACTGGATTTAGCACTGGAGGACTCAACAATAGATTTGCTAGTGGCTCCATTGGAGGTGGAGCTTCTGGTGGATCCTTTACTGGATCTAGTGGTGGTTATGATCGCTATTAA
- the LOC137628354 gene encoding uncharacterized protein — protein sequence MKTSIALLLSALLGLSLADTRNSYSAPGGSAAGSFANGGVGGGFSNGGSSFGSFSSGSSSGFTSGLTGGSSAGFSNGFSGGASGGHSSGGSNGRPGSGLNGGSSQPWPFPGVLQEAFGGKIDSNLIAEGTGSYSNAGSSGPFGGGALGGSGSGFSSGGSFGGNGGHGSASAGNGFVGHAGGSAGSGFGGNFGGSSGNGFGNGFSSGSFGGGASGGAFTGSNGGGYSSPH from the exons ATG AAAACTTCAATTGCTCTTCTTCTGTCCGCCCTTTTGGGGTTGTCTTTAGCTGACACTCGAAACAGCTATTCAGCCCCTGGAGGGTCAGCAGCTGGAAGCTTTGCAAATGGAGGAGTCGGTGGTGGGTTCTCCAACGGAGGATCTTCTTTCGGTTCCTTCTCTAGTGGATCTTCCAGTGGGTTTACAAGCGGATTGACTGGTGGATCTTCCG CTGGATTCTCCAATGGCTTCTCAGGTGGGGCCTCCGGTGGACATTCCTCTGGAGGATCAAATGGAAGACCAGGATCGGGATTGAACGGAGGCTCCTCACAGCCATGGCCCTTCCCAGGCGTCCTGCAGGAGGCCTTTGGGGGGAAAATTGACTCAAATCTCATTGCTGAAGGAACTGGAAGTTACTCAAATGCAGGATCTTCTGGACCATTCGGAGGCGGAGCTCTTGGAGGATCTGGATCTGGATTTAGTTCCGGCGGATCATTCGGAGGAAACGGTGGCCATGGATCTGCATCTGCTGGAAACGGATTTGTAGGTCATGCTGGAGGATCTGCTGGAAGTGGATTTGGAGGCAACTTTGGAGGCTCTAGTGGAAATGGATTTGGCAATGGATTTTCTAGTGGTTCCTTTGGAGGTGGAGCTTCTGGAGGTGCTTTTACTGGATCTAATGGCGGTGGTTATTCTTCTCCACATTAA
- the LOC137628355 gene encoding uncharacterized protein has translation MKTSIALLLSALLGLSLADTRNSYSAPGGSAAGSFASGGVGGGFSNGGSSFGSFSSGSSGGFSSGLSGGSSSGFSNGFSGGSSGGFSNGFSGGSNGRPGSGVNGGSSQPWPFPGVLQGALGGKIDSNLIAEGTGSYSNAGSSGPFGGGALGGSGAGFGSGGSFGGLGSHGSAATGSGFGGHGSAATGSGFGGHSGGSFGSGFGGSFGGSTGTEFGSGGFSNGFSSGSFGGGASGGASTGSNGGYAAPH, from the exons ATG AAAACTTCAATTGCTCTTCTTCTGTCCGCCCTTTTGGGGTTGTCTTTAGCTGACACTCGAAACAGCTATTCAGCCCCTGGAGGGTCAGCAGCTGGAAGCTTTGCAAGTGGAGGAGTCGGTGGTGGGTTCTCCAACGGAGGATCTTCTTTCGGTTCCTTCTCTAGTGGATCTTCTGGTGGATTCTCAAGTGGATTGTCCGGTGGATCTTCCAGTGGATTCTCAAATGGTTTCTCCGGTGGATCTTCCGGTGGATTCTCCAATGGCTTCTCTGGAGGATCAAACGGCAGACCAGGATCTGGAGTGAACGGAGGCTCCTCCCAGCCATGGCCTTTCCCAGGCGTCCTGCAAGGGGCTCTTGGCGGGAAAATTGACTCAAACCTCATTGCTGAAGGAACTGGAAGTTACTCAAATGCAGGATCCTCTGGACCATTTGGTGGTGGAGCTCTGGGAGGATCAGGAGCTGGATTTGGCTCTGGTGGATCCTTCGGAGGGCTTGGGAGTCACGGATCAGCAGCTACTGGAAGTGGCTTCGGAGGTCACGGATCAGCAGCTACTGGAAGCGGCTTCGGAGGTCATAGTGGTGGATCCTTTGGAAGTGGATTTGGAGGCAGCTTTGGAGGCTCTACTGGAACTGAATTTGGTTCAGGAGGATTTAGCAATGGATTTTCTAGTGGTTCCTTTGGAGGTGGAGCTTCTGGTGGTGCCTCTACTGGATCTAACGGAGGTTACGCTGCTCCACACTAA
- the LOC137628308 gene encoding probable GH family 25 lysozyme 3, producing MQISSPDSKMMSSTLLLLGCVLSIASSETVTSFAPLTSIPELPDVTNTSEVTAPNGESAAPIGLSGESSEALPSGDPVSEDPIPEGVSEGDQSSPGVEGISEDHSSPGAEVIPEDQSSPGAEGIPEDYISSRAEEVSFGDVRKSRAEEFHSGGFQRPWPYPGVLVRAIGGRVGPSISERFGRYEYAGNGLFRTALVSDSNIGGTADQTRTLGASANVRSSGSSNGSEDNESKFNENAEDSGMSTGSSDSPKVEENGPSESEPLGETSDGSQDVDSSNINDGVSIDDSTPSS from the exons ATGCAGATTTCATCTCCAGACTCCAAGATG ATGTCATCCACACTCCTACTTTTGGGTTGCGTGCTAAGCATCGCCTCAAGTGAAACTGTAACGAGCTTCGCACCGTTGACAAGTATACCTGAGCTTCCTGATGTGACAAACACTTCGGAAGTAACCGCCCCTAACGGAGAATCCGCAGCTCCTATTGGATTATCTGGGGAATCCTCTGAAGCTCTTCCATCCGGAGACCCGGTAAGTGAAGACCCAATACCTGAAGGAGTCTCTGAAGGAGATCAAAGTTCTCCAGGAGTTGAAGGGATTTCTGAAGATCATAGTTCTCCAGGAGCTGAAGTGATTCCTGAAGATCAAAGTTCCCCAGGAGCTGAAGGGATTCCTGAAGATTATATTTCGTCAAGAGCTGAAGAGGTCTCCTTTGGTGATGTTCGGAAATCTAGGGCTGAGGAGTTCCATTCAGGAGGGTTCCAACGCCCTTGGCCCTACCCTGGAGTCCTTGTAAGAGCCATTGGAGGTCGAGTGGGCCCAAGTATATCTGAAAGATTTGGAAGGTACGAATACGCCGGAAACGGTTTGTTCAGAACCGCATTGGTTAGTGACTCGAACATTGGTGGAACGGCCGATCAAACTAGGACTCTAGGAGCTAGTGCCAATGTTAGGTCATCGGGGTCATCGAATGGGTCTGAAGATAACGAGAGTAAGTTTAACGAAAATGCTGAGGATTCTGGTATGAGTACGGGGTCATCGGATTCACCTAAGGTCGAAGAAAATGGACCTTCTGAGAGTGAACCATTGGGAGAAACTTCTGATGGATCACAAGATGTAGATTCAAGTAATATCAACGATGGAGTATCTATTGATGACTCTACTCCATCCAgttaa